The following are encoded in a window of Amaranthus tricolor cultivar Red isolate AtriRed21 chromosome 2, ASM2621246v1, whole genome shotgun sequence genomic DNA:
- the LOC130805311 gene encoding uncharacterized protein LOC130805311 codes for MATIDPDGGDIVHSSRPQKKLKSIPCLDYPGDYYIDRDQIVDEEEESDTPGYLEGPPRRVATLANLNFYKPLAEKALTYYNSKECTNLLLKEVLVADRQHQPETVVCMNFIARSEDDSKLFYFFAELQDGPYPEYDDVKDLEDFKEPQPSDFQVKELCSLETHDSDYSQSIASRAWGYKVVYPQGYFLRF; via the exons ATGGCGACGATCGACCCCGATGGCGGTGATATAGTTCATTCATCAAGGcctcaaaaaaaattgaaatcaattccTTG CCTGGATTATCCTGGAGATTATTACATTGATCGTGATCAAAT TGTTGATGAGGAGGAGGAGTCTGATAC CCCTGGATATCTCGAAGGCCCTCCCAGGAGGGTGGCTACTCTTGCTAATTTGAATTTCTATAAGCCTCTTGCCGAAAAGGCGCTAACCTACTACAATTCTAAAGAG TGCACAAATTTGTTGCTGAAGGAGGTACTTGTTGCAGATAGGCAGCACCAACCTGAAACAGTGGTGTGCATGAATTTCATCGCTCGTTCTGAAGATGATTCCAAGCTGTTTTATTTCTTTGCTGAACTTCAAGATGGTCCGTATCCTGAATATGATGATGTCAAGGACTTGGAAGATTTTAAGGAGCCTCAACCTAGTGACTTTCAAGTCAAAGAGTTATGTTCGTTGGAAACACATGATTCTG ATTATTCGCAAAGTATTGCTAGCAGAGCTTGGGGTTACAAGGTTGTTTATCCGCAAGGTTATTTCTTGAGATTTTGA